In Populus nigra chromosome 1, ddPopNigr1.1, whole genome shotgun sequence, one genomic interval encodes:
- the LOC133697192 gene encoding auxin-binding protein ABP19a-like: MILFVCLFALLFSSSSHAADFCVAKLKGAGNPAGYACRMPSKVTVDDFVFTGLGVAGNTTNIISAAVTPAFVQQFPGVNGLGLSMARLDLAPAGVIPMHTHPGASEVLFVVQGKITAGFISSLANTVYVKTLKKGDVMVFPRGLFHFQINDGEINAVAVVSFSDPDPGLQITDFAFFANNLSSELLEKSTFLDDAQVKKLKKVLGGTG; this comes from the coding sequence ATGATTCTCTTTGTCTGTCTCTTTGCTCTCCTATTTTCTTCCTCCTCCCATGCAGCTGATTTCTGTGTTGCAAAACTAAAGGGTGCAGGAAATCCTGCAGGGTATGCCTGCAGAATGCCCTCAAAGGTCACAGTCGATGATTTTGTGTTTACTGGCCTTGGCGTTGCTGGCAACACTACCAACATTATCAGTGCTGCCGTGACCCCAGCTTTTGTACAGCAATTTCCCGGTGTAAATGGGCTTGGTCTATCCATGGCTCGACTAGACCTAGCACCAGCTGGTGTTATCCCAATGCACACGCACCCTGGTGCATCCGAAGTCTTATTTGTTGTGCAAGGTAAGATCACCGCTGGATTCATCTCCAGCTTGGCCAACACTGTCTACGTAAAGACTCTTAAGAAGGGTGATGTTATGGTGTTTCCACGAGGGCTGTTTCACTTTCAAATAAATGATGGTGAGATAAATGCAGTCGCTGTTGTTAGCTTCAGTGACCCTGATCCTGGCCTCCAAATCACTGATTTTGCGTTCTTTGCCAATAACTTGTCCTCAGAGTTGTTGGAGAAATCCACTTTTCTTGATGATGCTCAGGTTAAAAAGCTCAAGAAAGTTCTTGGTGGAACTGGCTAG